The Methylomonas sp. UP202 DNA window CAATATGGGGTTCCGGCGGACATTATCGTCGCCATCATCGGCGTCGAAACCAAATACGGCGCGCACACCGGCAAATACCGGGTGATCGATGCGTTGGCGACATTGGGATTCGCCTATCCGCCGCGTAGCGAATTCTTTCTGAAGGAGTTGGAGCAATTTTTGGTGTTGGCGCGCGAGGAGGGCATGGACCCGTTGCAGCCGATGGGTTCCTACGCCGGTGCGATGGGCTTGCCGCAATTCATGCCGAGCAGTTTTCGAAGCTATGCGAAGGATTTGGATGGCGACGGTAAACGCAATATCTGGACGAATCCGGCCGATGCGATCGCCAGCGTCGCCAACTACTTTGCCAGCAACCAATGGAAACCCGGCGGTCCGATCGCGTACCCGGTCAACGCTGCGGGAGAGGCGTATAAAAAGGCCTTGAGCAAGGGTGTCAAGCCCGATACCAGTGCGGCCGAACTGCGCAAGTTGGGGGTCGAATTGCCGGCCGGTTTGCCCGCCGGCGAGGCGGTCAAGCTGCTGGCGTACCAACAGCAAATCGGTGAAGACTTATGGATAGGCTTGCACAATTTCTATGTCATCACCCGTTATAACCATAGCCCG harbors:
- the mltB gene encoding lytic murein transglycosylase B; this translates as MNFKVAFMLLLSAVGPVLAEVATTDSFNGFITQMVKQHRFNETELRSLFKAVNIQQPILDAMSKPAEGKPWFQYREIFMTEARIAGGVQFWKDNEAALRQAEHQYGVPADIIVAIIGVETKYGAHTGKYRVIDALATLGFAYPPRSEFFLKELEQFLVLAREEGMDPLQPMGSYAGAMGLPQFMPSSFRSYAKDLDGDGKRNIWTNPADAIASVANYFASNQWKPGGPIAYPVNAAGEAYKKALSKGVKPDTSAAELRKLGVELPAGLPAGEAVKLLAYQQQIGEDLWIGLHNFYVITRYNHSPLYAMAVYQLSQAIAARKI